The sequence CACGGTCTGCACCGAGCCCTTGCCGAAGGTGCGGCTGCCGACCACGCGGGCACGGCCGTTGTCGCGCAGCGCGCCGGCCAGCACCTCCGAGGCGCTGGCCGAACCGGCGTCGGTCAGTACCACCACCGGTGCGCCCTTGAGCAGGTCGCCCGGCGTGGCGTCGAAGCGTGCGTCGCTGATCGAGATGCGGCCGCGGGTGCTGACGATGTTGCCCTTGTCGAGCAGGTCGTCGGCCACCTGCACCGCAGCGGTCAACAGGCCACCCGGATTGCTGCGCAGGTCCAGCACCAGCCCCTTGAGCTGGCCACCGGCCTGCTGCTGCAGCTGGGCGACGTGCTTCTGGAAGTCGGCGCCGGTGTCGGCCTGGAAGGTGCTCAGGCGGATGTAGCCATAGCCCGGCTCCAGCATGCGGCTGCGCACGCTGGTGACGCGGATGGTTTCGCGGGTGATCGGCACATCGAACGGCTTGGGCTTGCCGTCGCGCACGATGGTCAGCACCACCTTGCTGCCGGCCTTGCCGCGCAACGGCTCGGTGGCCTCGATGGCGCTGATCGGCTTGCCGTCGATGGCGATGATGAGGTCGCCGGCCAGGATGCCGGCCTTGGCGGCCGGGGTGTCGTCGATCGGCGAGATCACCTTCAGGCTGCTGTTGTCCGGCTGCTGCTGCAGCTCCACGCCGATGCCTTCGTAGGCGCCTTCGGCCTGCTCGTCGAAGGCTTCGGCATCTTCCTTGTCGAAGTAGGTGCTGTGCGGGTCCAGG is a genomic window of Stenotrophomonas bentonitica containing:
- a CDS encoding S41 family peptidase, giving the protein MRVARSATLLLALVPALSWAQQTAQVPERGGDAASTEEAVTSRVPLEEIRRYVAVYNAVRAAYVDPVEDKKLMQSAIRGLLLDLDPHSTYFDKEDAEAFDEQAEGAYEGIGVELQQQPDNSSLKVISPIDDTPAAKAGILAGDLIIAIDGKPISAIEATEPLRGKAGSKVVLTIVRDGKPKPFDVPITRETIRVTSVRSRMLEPGYGYIRLSTFQADTGADFQKHVAQLQQQAGGQLKGLVLDLRSNPGGLLTAAVQVADDLLDKGNIVSTRGRISISDARFDATPGDLLKGAPVVVLTDAGSASASEVLAGALRDNGRARVVGSRTFGKGSVQTVLPLDNGDSVKLTTARYYTPSGKSIQATGIVPDVVLLPEKKDGDDDLPASLSDYSEATLPGHLRGDDEGGEGYQAGDVLPGDGPINDALAELKQPGSVVAKQKAEAAKKPAAKPEAKPETKPETKP